In Verrucomicrobiia bacterium, the genomic window GTGCATTTTATGCCAAGCTTCCAGATTGGGAAGAAACAGAGCGGCCCTTTGGGTGTTTTGACTATGAGTATAAGGATGAGGAAGAAATTATCCGTATTCATTTCTATTCCACGCCCGCTTTTCATGTCGATGGAACCCCATTAAGTCCCTTAAGCCAAGAACGGCAGGAGGCACGGACTGCTGAACTCAGAACCATGTTCCAACACATTAGCACCGCACATCCTGATGCAAAATTTGTTACCGGCCATTCCTGGGTCTACAGCCTCCCTAGTTACTGCCGGCTTTTTCCTGAGCAGTATATTCAGTCACTCACAACCGCCACACCCACCTTTGACGGTACCCGCCGTTGGGGGCAATTCTTACGTCATACGGGGGCAGTAAAAGAGAACTTGGCCGCAGACTTCTTAGTGAAAGTTGCTGAAGCGAAAACAATGGAAGATATTGCTGCCGCCTTTCCTTACCAAGAGCTGCAGGCAATATGCCCCATCCGGCACTTCTATACTCACTTTGGCATCAGTTCTGAGTGAAAGCATTTGCACATAGTTCTGATACTATGTGCGCATGAAACAAGCCTCCTCTCTCATCCCCATCGTCATTGGTGTTGTGGCAGCTTTTGCGGTAGTGACTTATCTCAAGAATCAGCAGGAAGCACCTAACCCAGAACCGACCGCTACTGCTTCGCCCACCGCCACCTCAACTTCTTCATCCCCTCTCAATGAACAGGGGGTGCAAGTTGCCTCACCGTTACCCAACGCGCTTATAGAGAGCCCCCTTACAGTTACCGGCACCGCTACGGGTGACTGGTTCTTTGAAGGCCAGTTCCCCCTCTGTATTTTGGATGGTAGTAACACCGAAATTGCCTGTGGCCAGGCACACGCCCAAGGTGAATGGATGACTACGGATTCCATCCCCTTCACCGCAACATTCACGTTTGCCACGCCCACCACTGACACAGGGAAACTTGTCTTGAAGAAGGACAACCCGTCTGGGCTG contains:
- a CDS encoding Gmad2 immunoglobulin-like domain-containing protein, with the translated sequence MKQASSLIPIVIGVVAAFAVVTYLKNQQEAPNPEPTATASPTATSTSSSPLNEQGVQVASPLPNALIESPLTVTGTATGDWFFEGQFPLCILDGSNTEIACGQAHAQGEWMTTDSIPFTATFTFATPTTDTGKLVLKKDNPSGLPANDKSVSLPLRFR